The DNA region TCCGCGTCGGCAGTTGACTTCATCGAAGTGACGGCAATCGGAGATTTCGCGAACACGATCGACATGTCGGGTGTGACAGCCGCAGACGGATTCAGCTCACCCGTACTGTCACTGCGACTTGCGGCGGGAGCCGGCGATGACTTCGTGATCGGTTCACCCTTCCAGGACTCGATCGACGGCGGTGACGGCAACGACCTGCTGACGGGCGGCGCAGGGGACGACCAGTATGAATTCTTTGTCACTGCGGGCACGTCCCACAATGACGTGATTGATGAATCCGGCGGCGGAATCGATTTCGTGTGCGTCTTCACGGACGCCGGCGGCGCGATTCTCGACCTGAGCACCGGCGCGGCTCAGACCGTGTTCAGCGACGCGACGTCGCTGCTGACACTGACGCTGGGGAGTTCGGCGGCTATCGAAAACGCGTGCCTGAACTTCGGCGGCAACACTCTGATCGGCAACGATCTGGACAACACCCTGAACGCCGGCGGCATCGTGATCGGCGGAAACGGGAACGACACGTTGTTCGGTCTTGAAGGTTCTGACGACACGCTTGTTGGCGGGTTCGGCGACGACACCTATCTGGTGCTCGGCGGCCGAGCTCAGGGCACCGACACGTTTGACGAAGCTTCCGGTGATGGTTCCGACACATTCAGCCTGCTGTCCTACGATCACGGTGACGGCACGGGCGTGACAGTCGATCTGGATGACACGGCGGCCCAGTCATTCGGTTCCGGTGGCGGCACGTTTCAGTTCAGCGGGTCGATTGAGAACTTTGTCGGCTCGCCGTTTCCGGACACGCTTCGCATCGATGCACTCAGCGGAATAACCCGCCTGGTTGAAGCTCTCGCGCCGGATGTCGGCGCGTCCGGGGATACGCTTGAAGTCGACCTCGCGAACACCGCGTTCACGCACAACACCAGCGCTGCGGGTGACGGCATGATCGACGTCAGCTTTGCAGGCGGCACCGGGACAGTCGGTTATTCCGGGATCGAAACGCTGAGCCTGCTGAATCAGCCGTCGGGCGGTGGTGCGGCTGCCCCGCTGGAATTTTCCGGAACGGCAGCAAACGAGAACCTGATTCTGCGGCTCAACGCGGCGCGGGACACGGTTGAACTCATCGACGCCGACTCGAACGCTCTGTTGATGTCGCAGCCGATTGCTCTGACGTCGGCGGTCGTCATCAACACGCTTGCCGGTACCGATTCGCTGACCATCGATGAATCGAACGGTCTAATCAATGTCCCCGGCGGAATTCAGTTCAACGGCGGCGACAGGCAGGACTCGCTTCGTTTTGCCGGGACGATCAACGTCGCGGCGACGTACCGCGTTGGCCCGGAAGCCAGTGGCGGGTTCATCGAACGCATCGGTCCCGGCGCAACAAGCCTGGTATCCTTCACCGGACTGGAACCGATCTTTGACGCGACGCCGGGCACGCTGACACTCTTCGGTACCAATGCCGACAACGCGGTCAATCTTGCGAATGGGCCGAACAGCGGCGTCATGAACGCGGTGAATTCAACCGGGGCTGCGACCGGTATCGCGGCGATCGATGGTTTCGAAACGTATGAATTCGCGAACAAGTCGGTGGTTACGATCGACGGACTGGCGGGGCAGGACGTGTTCGGGATCTCGAATCTGGCCAGCGGCCTGGTGCCGGGCGGAATCGTCGTCGTGCAGGGCGGCGATCCGGCCGACGGCGACGAACTTATTGTGTCCGGCACACCGGGCGATGACATCTTCGGGTATCTGCCACACCCGGAACTGCCGGACGCGGGCGTGATCACGGGACTCGGCGGCGGCCTGCTGTTCTTCGGAATCGAAGACGTGACGGTGGCCGGCGGGACCGGCAGTGACGCGATCACAACGATTGGAAACTCCGGCACGTCGACACGGTCGTTTACGACGACGGTTCCGGATTCGGAGGCCGCGAAAATCTTCGCGGCAGCCTTCGCATCGGAGGGCGCCGGCGGAGCGGATCCATCACTGGCTGCGAGCGGCGCCGGCGGACTCCATCCGTTCGCGGATGCGGGCAACAACGACGACGCACCATTCCACGCGGCCGTCATCGCGGGTGCGGCGGTTCCTGACGGTCTGTTCGACGTGACGTTCACCGTCGGCAGCAGTGACGGACAGAACATCGGCGAGTTTGACCTGATCGGCGGAGTGGTCGGACTCAGCGAGTTCCAGCCGGAGGCGGAACCGAACAATGCCGTCGGCGACGTCGATCCGATCGCGGTGACGATCGATCAGAGTGGTCGCATTGCGCGAACCGGTCAGGTCGTTGCCGGCAGTGGCGACGTCGATCTGATCGCAGTGAACATCAACAACAGCGATCGCGTCACGAATCCGATCCTGAACGGTGACATCTCCGTCAACATCAACAACAGCGATGAGATCGTCGGCGGCGGAGACATCAGCCTGTCGCTGGGCGGAGCCGGTGCCGTTGTGCTGACTGTTGATGACAACGGACAGCTCATCGGCGGCCGGATTTCCGTCACCATCGATCAGAGCGGGCGCGTTGCCGGGACTGTCACCGGCGGGCAGGTGTCGGTCACCATTGACCAGAGCGGCCGTGTCCTCAGAGGACCAATTTCCGTCACCATCGACCAAAGCGGTCGCGTGATCAATGGCGAAATCGCAGTCACCATCGACCAAAGCGGTCGTGTCCTCGGCGGCGAAGTCGCAGTGACGATCGATCAGAGCGGGCGAGTCGGTGTGATCGTCAACAACGATCCAAACGGCAACGGCGAGTTCACCGCCGCGCGGCTGCGACTGCTGGGTGCTGACGGCGAAACGGAGATTCTGAGCGGCTCGAACATTCCCGGTGCGGCGTCGACGTCACTACTTTCGATGCCGCTGGAATCCGGCATCTACTATCTGGAAGTCACCAACGGCAGCGCGGACGGTGAAAGCGACTACGAAATTGTCGTGTTCCCGGTGTTCAACTCCGCAGCCCGCGAAGCCGACGCGAACAACAGCAGCCCGCAAACCGCGATCAGCTACACAGCAGCGCAGCATGGACGCGGCAGTATCAGTTCGGCCAGTCGAGACGATCTGGTGCAAATCCGGTCGGACTCGACACCGAATCCTTCGAACGTCGGCAACGGCACGGTTGTTGAACAGACGTGGCTGCGGTTTAACGAATCGACGCCGCTGACGATTGTCGATGTCGAACAGATTACCATCGACCCCGGTCAGGAAAGCGACTCACTGCGATTCCTGGACACGAACGAAAACGATGTCTTCCGTTTTGAACCCGATGCAGGGCGGAACGACACCTGGGCAATCCGCGCGAATGGTCAGGACATTCGCTTTCCGACGCAGTCCCGTGATCCGCAACACAGATTGTTAGTGGAGTTCCAGATGGGCGAAGGTCAGGACCAGACTCGGATTGACGTCGCTGACGCGCGGGATCAGATCATTCCTCAGTTCCGCGTCTCCGGTGACGGACTTCAGACTTCTCCAGGTGATCTCGGAGCCGGTCATGGCTATTCCGGAAACGACAGACTCGATTACGTGACGCAGCGGACGAATGCCGATCTGACCAACGGAACGAACATCTTTGTCAACCCCTTCACGCAGGAGATCGTCAACGCGTCGTACGATCCGTATGCGTATTCGCTGTCAGTCGTCACGGACGCTGGTGGCAACCAGCAACTGGAATACTCACTGGCACCTGCGTCATTCACGCGACTGAATCCGTCGTTGTTCTACGACGGCGTAGGCACCATCAATTTGCTGAAGCCGGAAGGCGAAGTGCGGCGAGTCTATTTTCAGGGCCTTCCGGACGTTGACGACACGCTGACCTTCTCGCCGCACGAGACCTTCGTGAGTGTCGTCCATGAGGGCAGTCCGCGCGGCACTTCGCCGGTGTTCACTGTGTTTGGCGGTGACAGAATTCGCGCCGACCTGGCCTTCAATCTCGGTCCCGGAGTGATGGATCCGGGGCACGATCAAATCGTCATCAACGGAACGTCGGGTGATGACTCCATCACATGGCTCCGCGAAACAAGCCGAACGTGGCTGGCCTTTGTTCAATCCACGATGACGGAAATCGAAGTGCTGACGAATGGGCTGGAGATCGACGCGTCTGTGCAGCTCGAACAGGTGGTTGGTAACGACTCACTGCCGTTCAATCCTCTTCGCGCCACTCCCAATCTGGAGTCGCTGGTGTTGAACGGAGCCGCCGGAAACGATGGATTCTTCATTCGGCCGGGAATCGTGCCGATCAAAATCGATGGCGGCGATCCAATCGCAACGTCTCCCACCGGAGACCTCGTCAACATCCTTGCCGACAACCTGGATTACGAGTTCTTTACCGGCGTCGGCCTGGCGTACCCGGTTCGCGTCAACTGGCCGTTTGCCGGCCCCGAAAACGATTCCGGCAGCGTGCAGCTCGATGCGGTTCAGTTCGGCCAGTTTGCGGATGGACCATTGCCACCGGTCAGCTTCGATCGAATCGAACGTGTGGTGGTTTCCGGTGCAGGCGTTGTCGGTCAGCAGCAAGTCAGCCGAATCGATCTGGGTTCGACGCTTGAGAATCTCACACTCATTCCCGGAGAGGAATCGTTCACGCTGACATCGGGAAACAATCAGTTCCGCTTCGAAGATTTCAGCGGCACGCTGGCAATCAGTACTCAGAATCAGCTCAGTTCGTTGCAGGTGGATCTTTCAACGCTGGCTGGCAACGTCCGCGTGGAACAGCCGGAAGACGAACCCACGGAACCAGGTTCGACCGCCCAGTTGATCACAGGGCTGGGCGGCTCGCTGATCACGACCGGCTTCGGCAATCTCGTGTTTGACGGCGACGGCAACGACAACCTGACAGTCGCAACGCCGCGCGTACCGGGCGGCGTCGACGAAACCGGAGTCCTGATCGGCCTGCTGCGAGTTGTTGGCAACACAGCCGGACAGGACGCGATTCTGATCGGCCTGCTGCGAACGGCGCTCAACGCGTCCGGCCTTGACAACCTGACGATCGAAAGCACCAACGGACACAGCAGCGTCGAGTTCGACTTCAACACGCTGGGCGGAGCGAACAGCTACACGGCGAACCTGCGCGCGACGGATGTCGGCATCATCAGCGGCGGCGATGCGACCAGCGACGAGTTGACGGCACGGCGGTTCGGCAATGTTTGGAATCCGACCGGTGTGAGGATCGTCGGCAGCGGCCCGGAAGTCCGGTTCGCGGGAGTCGGCGGGCTCAGATTTAACGGGCGCGGAGGCGACGATGTTCTGATGATCGACGAGTCCGAAGGTGTGATTTCGCTGCCAGGCGGACTCTTCTTCGACGGCGGTGATGGTCGGGACACGCTGCTGTTTCGCGGCACGCAGGTCGTGGACTCAGTTTATGACGCCGGTCCGGGAACGGCAGACGGCCTCATCGAACGGACCAGCATGGCGGGCGTCAGCCGCGTGACATTCAGCGGCCTGGAACCAATCATCGATTCAACACCGGGAACACTGACCGTGAGCGGTACGAATGCCGACAACGCGATCGGTCTGACAACCGGACCAAACAGCGGTATCACGAATTCGGTGAATCCCTTCGGCCTGGCGACCGGCGTCGTTTCGATTGACGGAAATGAGACATACGAATTCGCAGGCAAGTCCTCGGTCACACTCGACGGTCTGGGCGGAAGCGACGTGTTCGGCATTTCGAGTCTGTCGGCCGGCCTGTCAGTCGGCGGAGTCGTCGTCGTACACGGCGCTGAACCGGCTGATGCAGATGAAATCCGTCTCGCCGGAACAGCGGGCGATGACATGTTCGCGTATCAGCCTCATCCGGCCTCCGCGGCGGCAGGAACGTTGTCGCTCGACAGAAATCGGCTGGAGTTCTTCGGAATCGAACACATCGCGGTCAACGGCCGTTCGGGAACAGATACCTTCGAAGCGTTCGGTGACATTGGAACGGCCGAAGAGCAGGAATCCGGCTCACCGCGACTGAACGACGCGGTGGAACTGACTCCGCTGGGCTACAGAGAATCGCGGCTGCGGTTCAACAATTCGACACCGCTGGAGCTGGCCGACTTTGAGACTGTCACTGTCAATCCTAGCAGCGGCATCGATCAACTGAAGGTCTTCGGCACGGTGAATTCCGATGTGCTGACATTTGATGCGGCAACGCTGACGGTGAACGGCCAAACGTTCGGACATTTCAACACAGAGATCTTCGCGGCATTCGGGAACTCCGGCGACGATACCTTCGGCGTCACCAGCGGCCTGAACGGCGCGTTCACCGTGGACGGCGGCGACGGACTCGATCTGCTGTCGGTGGTTACTCCGGCGGGCAGCCCGGTCGGACTGGCCTTGCCCGGCACGATCATCGATTCGCGAACCATCGAAAGCGCTGCAGTGGAAGGCTTCGCCGTGAACGCCGGCAGCGAAAGCGTGGTCATCGCCGGCGCACCGGATACGGTGAGCCGCGTGTCGCTCACGCCGACTTCGTCTGCGGAAGTGCATATCGCCGCCGCTGGTCGCAGCTACGATGTCTTAACGAGCGGTGTACTGACGGTCTCCGGGGCCGCTCCGCCGACCGGTTCGCAGCTTCCGATCAGGCAGCTCGATATTTACGCGACAATCTTTGACGATACGGTCACGGTCGCGGACACGATGATCGATGTCGGCGGCGGATTGAAGGCGGTCGGACTGTCGAACATCGGCAGCGTGAGTGTATTCGGCGGTGACGGACTCGACACGTTCCACGTCATGCCGTCCACTTCGACGAGCTTCTTCATCGACGGCGGTGCTCCGATCGGTTTCGGCGACACACTAAACGTCAGCGCTCCCGGAGCCGCGTTCCATGCCGGGCCGGAAAGCGACGACGGTGCGTTTTTCGTGACCGGCCGGCGTCCGGTAACGTTCGACCGGATCGAATCGGCGAATGCGACACTGAATGCGCCGGTGATTTCAGGCCCGTCCGGCGATCAGCGGAATCCTCGGCCGGAACTGACCTGGTCGCTGGATCCCAATGCGACGTCGTACGAACTGGAATCAATCTGGCTGACAGGCAACAGCGACCCCGTCGTGACGGAACAATTTGAGCCGTCGCATCAACCCATCGACGATCTGCCGATTGGATTGCATCAGTTTCGAGTTCGGGGCGTCCTGCCCGGCGATCTGCGCAGCGACTGGAGCGACGCCTTTACGGTGGGAATTCGTCCGGTTTCGCAGTTGTCGGTCTCGCGGTTCTCTCGCGACCCGCTGCCGCAAGTTCAATGGACGCCGGTCGCCGGTGCCGTTCGTTATGACCTGTGGGTCGACAACCTGACGACAGGGCAGAGTCAGTTCATTCGCGAGCAGGCCCTGGCCGAGACGATGTTTACGCCTGCCGCACCGTTGCCGATCGGAAAGTACGTCGTCTGGCTGCGAGCAATCGGCCCGGATAGCTATCCCGGCTCGTGGACGTCTTCGCAGCTGGACGTCATCACGCCGACGGAAGTGGTTTCGCCGATCGGAGCCGTCGTCAGCGGTCGACCGACATTCGAATGGAAGCCGGTCGCGGGTGCCGAGTCGTACGACCTGTGGGTCCGGCAACTGACTCCGGAATACGTCAGCATGAAGATCCGCGTCGAGAACCTGACGGCAACCACGTTCACTCCGGCCGAGCCTCTGCCGGCCGGAACGTACCGCGTTTGGGTTCAGGCTCAGGGTGTCGCGGGTTACGCGGCCGCATGGAGCAGCCCGGAAACATTCAGTACGTTCGCTCAGATCGCGATTCTGGGTCCAGCGTCAGCCAACGCGACCGCAGCGTCGGCAATCACGTGGACCAGCGTCGCAGGCGCGGTCCGGTATGAACTGGAAGTGACCAACTCGACAGGCGGACTGGTCGTGCATGAGACCGGCCTGACACAAACCTCGTTCGCTCCGCCGCAGCCTTTGGAGACCGGACAGGAATACTCGGTGCGCGTCCGCGCCGTCGATGCGACGGGTGAGTCGGGGCCGTGGAGCCTGATACATCGCTTCCGCACGCCTCCCGCGCGAGTAGCGCTGATTGCACCAGGCGGCGGCGCGGCCGTGTCCGTTCCGGTGACGTTCACGTGGCAGTCCGCCACCGGAGCCGCCCGGTACGAACTCTGGGTCAATCGCATCGCACCGAGCCCGGCCACACGAGTCTTGTACGTCAACGATCTTGCGTCGACCGAATTCACAGTTCCGACACTGCCAGCCGGAACCTACCGCTGGTGGGTTCGCGCCATCAACCCGGACGGAAGGGCCGGCCTGTGGTCCGCAGCACTGACGTTCACGGTGTAGGCCGCGATCGCATCTGACTGCGTGAGGTTCGGCGGTCGCTGTCGAGGCGTGTGGAACAGACCGTCCGAAACGTTCGCCAAAGTGTGCCTGGACACATTTATCGATCGCTGCATCCGACGGAAAAAAACATCCGGGCGGCAACGCGGCGTCGTATTGGCGAAGAAAAAAGCCGCGGCAGAACAACGGAGTTCCGCCGTGGCTGAGAATTCAGAAAGTCGCCGCCCAAAGCTGCGGCAACCAGGTACACGTCAATAGGTCAGGATCGCGTCGACACCAAACACCGTTGAGTTGAACAGGCTGGAATGACCGACTGCCTGAGCACCCCCGTTGGTGGCGCCAGGAGCCCACATCTGTCGAACTTCCGGACGAATGACGAAGTTTTCCACGGGAGTGATGTTCACGCCGTAGGTCATCGTGTTGTAGGAAATCCCGTCGGCCTTATACCACTCCTGTCGGACACCGGCCTTCAACTTGTCGTTGATGGTATAGAACAGGTAGTTGATCAGGCCGGTGGAGTTATCCGCGACGCCGTTGGCAGCGAAATTGGAACCAAACCGCGTAGATGCATCACTGCCCAGCACGTCAAACTGATGCACGCTGGACCACTTGTCGGACCAGTCATGCGTCAGGATCACGCTGTTGATTGCACCGTTGCCTCGCCACCCGAGGTTTCCGACCGTCATCATGTAGGTGAACGTGGTGGCTTCGGACATCGTGTAGATGAATCCGCCGAGGAAGCTGCTGCCTCCCGCGAACTGATCAAAGCCGGTGTCCATGCCCAGCGTCCAGCCACCCATCACCTGCAGTTCGTCACTGGCCGTGTACGTTGCCAAAGCGCCGGTGTGAGTAAACGGCTCACTGTTGTAGAACGTCAACTGACGGCTCAGGAAGAAATTGCCGCCCGACGGGATGACTTCGTAGCCGATCAGCGTATAGAAGTGTCCCAGCTTTACGGACAAATCTCCGGCAGCCACTTCCGCATACAACTGCGGCAGAGCCCATTCGTAGATTCCGTGATTCCAGCGTGCATTGAAGTCATACCGTCCGGGATTGTTGCCGAACGACTGAGCTTCGTTGCCATCCACGCCGTAGATCATTTCGGCACGGAATCCAAATCCAATGCCGTTGCTGCCGTCAGCCGTCTTGTTGATGTACAGGCCCTGCTGGTTCAACTGAAAGTTGTTCCATTCATTGGAATTGTTCAGTCCGGCGCCGGGTCCGAAATTGACGTTATTGAACGCGCCGTTGCCGCTGAACGCTCCATCCGGCCCCGACTGGTAGCCGAACTGCGTCCAGCCGCCGAATTCGATGCCGTCGCCGCATTCGCCGAACAGGCCGCAGCCCTTTCCGTTTCCGCCGTCGCAGCCTTCACCGCAGCCGGATTCTGCGCAGCCGGGGTCGCCGCAGGCAGCGCTGCTGCACAGATCATCAGCGGTGAAACACTGCGTCGTTCCACAACCGCCGCAGGCCGCGTCACCGCAGGTACCGCAACAGCTCATCGATGCCAGTTGGTCCGTCAGCCGTTGTCCGGCATCGGCGAAGATCTGTTCGCAGTGCTGGCATGACGGGGCACACATGTCTCCGCACGGTGTGCATCCTCCGCCGCCGGCGAAAGCAGTCGGTGCTGCTCCCATGCCGACAGAGACGGCAACTCCCGCAAGGAGCGATCTCCATGATCGCATGACCATTATTCAATCCTTCGCATTCATCCCTGTACCGCAACTCAATCCGCCCTCCCCGGCGGAAAATGAAGATGCGGCCATCGGTCAGTTCTGCCGTCAGTCACCGGCGGAGTCACTGCAATCCGGGTAAGCGACGGCGGAAATCCGAAGCCGCACCACGCGGCTTCGTCACTACAGACACATTTCCTATCGGCGGACGAATCGAATGTCGGCGAACTTTTGCGTAGCAACTTCGGGTTGTTTCCATTCAAACCCGGTCGAAAACTCCCTGCGATCCCGGCAATCGCACGGTCGCGTGCAATGCGATCAGATCCGCTGTCTTGCGCAATCGCTGACAATGCACAGAACCGCGGATCGATCGGCAGAATTCGCCGGTTCGCTGAGCGACGAAGGAAGCGTTATCACGAAGGTCCGACACCACCGAAGTTCAGCGCGGAATTGCATCCGACGTCAAAACCGCTATACCTGCAAGGCGTCCGATTTCACGGCGCTGACCGCTTCCCCGACGTTTGCCATCACTGCTGGTCCATGACTTCTGACCGCCCGGTGCGACAGTATCTGCAACTGCTGAAATCCGCCGGAATCAGCCATATTCCGACGGTAAAGCTGCCTGCTCGGACAGCGGAAACCGGCGCGCGCCGCGGCGGCGTGACTTCCAGGTCCGCGGCCCCCCGCAGCGCTGGAACTCCGGCAACGCAACAGCCCGTTCCGACCGCGCCGAAAACTCTGCGGTCACCCGGAGAACTGCTTCCCGAATCCGCTCAGGTTCCCGAAATGCTGGAAGAAACAAAGGCCATTCTGGCTCAATCGCTAAAAACGAAAGACCAGAAAGGTGCGGCTTTGTGCGAACTGTCGGCACTGGTCAGCGGATGCCGCCGATGCTCGGAACTGGCGAACACGCGAACTCAGACGGTATTCGGCGTCGGTGACCCGAACGCACGAATCATGTTCGTCGGAGAAGCGCCCGGCGCGGACGAAGACAAGCAGGGCGAACCGTTCGTCGGCCGGGCCGGTCAGCTTCTGGACAAGATCATCGAAGCCAGCAAACTGAAACGCAAAGACATCTACATCTGTAACATCCTGCGATGCCGGCCGCCGGG from Planctomycetaceae bacterium includes:
- a CDS encoding outer membrane beta-barrel protein, which translates into the protein MRSWRSLLAGVAVSVGMGAAPTAFAGGGGCTPCGDMCAPSCQHCEQIFADAGQRLTDQLASMSCCGTCGDAACGGCGTTQCFTADDLCSSAACGDPGCAESGCGEGCDGGNGKGCGLFGECGDGIEFGGWTQFGYQSGPDGAFSGNGAFNNVNFGPGAGLNNSNEWNNFQLNQQGLYINKTADGSNGIGFGFRAEMIYGVDGNEAQSFGNNPGRYDFNARWNHGIYEWALPQLYAEVAAGDLSVKLGHFYTLIGYEVIPSGGNFFLSRQLTFYNSEPFTHTGALATYTASDELQVMGGWTLGMDTGFDQFAGGSSFLGGFIYTMSEATTFTYMMTVGNLGWRGNGAINSVILTHDWSDKWSSVHQFDVLGSDASTRFGSNFAANGVADNSTGLINYLFYTINDKLKAGVRQEWYKADGISYNTMTYGVNITPVENFVIRPEVRQMWAPGATNGGAQAVGHSSLFNSTVFGVDAILTY
- a CDS encoding uracil-DNA glycosylase, whose amino-acid sequence is MTSDRPVRQYLQLLKSAGISHIPTVKLPARTAETGARRGGVTSRSAAPRSAGTPATQQPVPTAPKTLRSPGELLPESAQVPEMLEETKAILAQSLKTKDQKGAALCELSALVSGCRRCSELANTRTQTVFGVGDPNARIMFVGEAPGADEDKQGEPFVGRAGQLLDKIIEASKLKRKDIYICNILRCRPPGNRNPLPQEAANCREYLDAQISIVQPEYIICWGTVAAQNLLNERRTIGKLRGQFLTYRSAKVLCTYHPSYLLRNPSAKKDVWADMKLFMAELGVTLD